In Streptomyces sp. HUAS ZL42, the DNA window ACGCCTGCAGTCCCGCCCTACCGCTTGAGGTGGTCGACGAACGCGCCCACGCGCGCCGGCAGCGCATCGATCGACTCGGCCGGCCCGGCGCCCGCAGTATCACGGCCGTCGTCGACGAGAGCGCCCTGTATCGGCCTGTGGGCGGATACGCAGCGCTCGTCGAGCAGTTGGAACACTTGCTTGCCCTCGCGGCGCTACAGCCGTGCTTGGAACTCCGTGTGCTGCCGCAGGGGCTTGAGGCTCACCCTGGTCTCGCCGGGCCGTTCACGATGTACCGGGCGGGCCGGCAGCGGGCCGTACTGACCGAGGCGTTGACGGGCTCGACCATCAGCACCCGTCCCGAGGACGTCGCCGCCTACAGTGCGGCATGGGATCGCCTCCAAGGCCTGGCGCTGCCGGCCCGGGAGTCGGTCGAGCTCATTGACGGAATACGGGAGACGCTGTGCCGAAGGCTGCAGAAGAGCCGCTGATCTGGAAGACGTCGACGTACACGAACTCCGGGTCGTGCGTGGAGTGGGCGCGCCCCGCTACGGGGGTCCTGGTACGGGACACGAAGGCCCGCGAGTGCGGCACCGTACCCGTCTCTGCGCCTGCCTGGCAGGGCTTCGTCGACTGGGCGAAGCAGCAGGCCACCTGACCATGCGAAAGGCCCCCCACCTCGGTCCTCGAGGTTGGGGGCCTTTTCGTATTTGTGGGGCCCATCACACGAGAAGGGCCTCGCCCCATACCCTGAAAAGTGCGACCTGTTCAGGAGAAGGGGCAAGGCCTGATGACTCACGATGCTACCCCGGACCCGTTCGCCGAGCCGATGGCGTTCGGGCAGAGAATGCAGATCCTGCGCCAGCGGCGCGGCATGAGCCGCACGGTCCTGGCCGGCTTCCTCGGCAAGTCCCCCTCGTGGGTGAAGCAGGTCGAGGGCGGACAGATTCAGGTGCCGAAACTCCCCATGATCCTGCGCATTGCGGAGACCCTCCGCGTCCGTGACCTCGCCGACCTCACCGGCGACCAGTCCATGCACGTCGACCTGTTCATCGGCCCCCGGCACCCGTGCCTGCCCGCCGTGCGCGCGGCCGTCGACGCCTTCCCCCTCACCACCGCCGACCGTGAGGCGCCCTCGACAGAGCACCTGCGGCATCGCCTCGCCGGCGCGTGGGCGGCACGCCACTCGGCACCCAACCATCGCGAGGTCGTGGGCGGACTGCTGCCGGACCTGATCCGGGATGCCCAACTCGCCGTCCGCCAGGCCGACACCGGCGCCGAGCGGCGTGCGGCACAAGCCGTGCTGTCGGAGGTGTACAGCCTCAGCCAGTTCTTTGTCGCCTACCAGCCCGACAGTGCGCTGTTGTGGCGTGTCGCCGAGCGCGGCATGGTCGCCGCCCAGGAGTCGGAGGATCCGCACGCCATCGGCGTAGCAGCTTGGCTGACCACGCAAGCCCACAGGGACGGCGGGCCAGCCCACTTCGACGCGGCCGACACCGTGACTGCCCAGGCGCTGCGCTTCCTCGAGCCGCATTTGCCCGACGGTGAGGAGAGGGTGCGTGCCATCGCGGGCGCCCTGCAGTTCGAGGCCGGCTACACGGCAGCCCGACGCGGCGACAACGGCACGGCGTGGGGCTGGTGGGACAAGGCGGAGAGGACGGCCCGCCAGCTGCCCGCCGACTATTTCCACCCGGTGACGTCGTTCTCCCGGGCCATCATGGGCGCCCACGCGGTCACGGTTGCCGTCGAGCTGCGGGCCGGCGGCGAGTCGGTACGGCAGGCAGCCAGGGCTGACGCAGTGACGATCCCGTCGAGGCCGCGCCGGGCGCGGCACCGCATCGAGGAGGCCCGCGGCTACCAGCTCGACAATCAGCCTGATGTGGCCCTGGCGACGCTGGCGAAGGCGCACGAGGCCGCGCCGGAGACGATCCGCTACAACGGGTACGCCCGGCGGATCGTGCTGGAGGAGACCGAGGCGAAGCAGCCGGAGCGCAGGCGCCGTGCTTCGGAACTCGCGGTGCAGCTGGGATTGTTGGCCGCGTAACCGGCTGTCGAACGTGTGAGCGAGGGGCAGGATTCCTGCCCCTTCTCTGCTTCCGCCGCTCTTACGGTCAGTGACATAACGATCACGGATGTCGCTGGAGCGTGCATATGGCCAGGCAGCAGATCACCCAGGACCCGCAGGCATCCGCCGCGCTCCCGCCAGACCTCGCCACCATGCGCGCCACCGTGCTCCGCCTCCTCGACCCAGACGGCGTACCCGAGGCGCTCCCCCCAGCCGGCGATGAACTGGACACCCTCACCGCGGCTCTACGCGGCCACGTGGAACTCCTCGCCCCCGAGGTGGAGCAGGCGGCCAGGCGGCTGAAGCCGGGCAGCGTGCACCGCTACACGGTGCTGGAGTGCGTGTGGGAGGCGCGCAGCAGGCTGGAGGCCGAACCCTGCCGCAGGTACGGCGGAGCAGTTGGCTACGCCCGCCGGCTCGCCCGCGTCCTCAACGCCCTCATCGACCACTACGAGCAGCTCGCCTGCGGGCAACGCTGAACAAGCCGGTGGGTGCATCTCGGCCGGGGCTCTCAATTGCCCAGCTGCGGCGGCCACCCCGGTACGGGGATCTGCTCACTGACGAAGTTCAGCAGCCGCCAACCGGGGCCCTCGTCGTACTGCATCAGCAACGGCACCGACACGTACTGCTCGCCAGGCTGGATCACACCACCGGGAGGTATCGGCAGGAGACGCACGAGCATGACGTCGGGGGCGATGAAGTCGGGGTTCACCTTCACACCCCACGTCTCCCGATCCACGGGCAGCGTGGCGCCCTGCTGGGCCTGCGTGCGGGCGAACGGCCGCCACAGGTCATGCTCGACCTCGTCCGCGGCAAACGCCTCGACAACCTCGTCAGGGTCGTAGCCGTCCGCGCGGGCCTGGCCGAGGAGCGGCATCAGCCACGCCTGCGCCCAACAACGGCGCAGCGTCGGATGCGTGGCCCGCCAGGCGGCCCGCATGTCGTGGTCCACCCAGAACGCCCCCGCGAACGCCCACGCGGCCTGCATGACCGGGGCCTGCGCCGCAAGAACCTCGGCCTCGTCTTCCTGCTCAGGATCCATCCAGTCGATTCTCCACGGTCACGCCCGCCCGCGGTCGTAGTTGCGCAGCGCCTCGGCGGTGTAGCGGGCCATATCGTTGGCGAACCTTCGGGCCTCCGCTGGGGAAGGGACCGTCGTGCTGTGCACGGTCATGTTGACCGTGACGCTCGCCCCATTGCCGCCCTGGCGAACCAACTGCTCGAAGAGAGCGTTCTGCTGCGGGGTGAGGATCCGCTCGGGCTTCTGAGTGTCGTTGACGACCATCGTCGCACCCTTGGCGAGCAGCCCACCCGAGTCGAACTTCGCGGCGGGCGCGAAGCCCCACCGCGAGGTGAACAGCGAATCGCTGTAGCCGCGGGCCCGCTTCCCGACGATGACGCCGTCCCCGCCGCGGGATTCGACGTTCACGCCCCCGATGGTGCCCGCGGTGTGGCCGACGCCCGCATTGGTGATGCCGATCATGAACGGGGAGTTCAAGTTGCGTACCCAGCCGGACGTGCCCGGAGGGAATGCGCCCGTCGCCCACCTGCGGTGCGGGCGCTCGCCACGGATCACCGACTCAATAGCGGAGAGGAACCCGCTGCAGTCCCACGACGGGTTCCCGTTACCGGCCCATTGATACGGCTTGCCGTTCTGCGTCTTCGCCCAGGCGAGCGCCTTCTGTACCGCAGGCCCGCCCACCGCCTTCTTGTCCTCGTTCGTGAACCAGCCGAGCATCCCGTCAACGGCCTTATTCGCCATGCCCTTCAGCAGGGAGCCGACGCCGCCGCCAGGAATGCGGTCGATGAGCGGGCGGACAAGAGCACTCAAAGCCTTCATCGCCGCAGCCTTCAACCCGCCAACAACCAAGTCTTTCGCCCACGACGCGGCAGAGCTGACCGCACCCCCGATCGCCGACGTGACGGTGCCGACGATGCCGCCGTCTGCGAAGCCCTGCACCGGCTGATGACGCCGCCGCTCCTGCTGGCTGGTGGGATTACCGCCCGTGTGGGTGGGCCGGTCCTTGCCCAGCATCGCGTCAATCGCCCTGTGCCCGCCGAGCCGGTCAACCTGCGCATTCGACAGGATCCGCTCGCCCGGCGCCAGCATCGCCGGCACGGTGTCCTTGTTGCTGCGCTTACCCGGGACAACACCACCTTCGGAGAACCCGAGGGCAATCGCCGGGAGCACGATCTTTGAGGAGATCTTGCCTGCGATGGTGTTCCACATTTTGCGCAGGCCGTTGTTGTACACGTTCGAGATGACCCACTTCACAGGGCCGGAGAAGCGGGACTGGATGCCCGCCCACAGATTGCCGGATCCGTCGCGCAGGCTTTTGACGGCGTTCAGCATCCACGTCTTGAACTCGCCGATCTTCCCGCGCAGCGTGGTCAGCGTGCCGGTGAGGCGGTCGCGGGCACTGTTCCACATGCCCGACCAGGCGTTCGAGAACGATGTCCGCAGCCCGGACACCCAGTTCACAATCGACGTTTTCGCGTTCGACAGTGATGTCCTGAGCCCCGACCAGAAGCTGTTCCAGCGGTCGCTGGCGGCCTTCCACAGCTTGTTCCACTGATCAACGACCCAGGTGCGGATCGTGTTGAAGATCTCCCGCGTGCGTGTCCACAACTGCGTGAACCAGCCGATGATGGCGTTCACGAGGTCGGGGATGATGCTGTGCCCGACGACCTTGTCGTACATCCACTGGAACTTCTCCACCACCCAGTTCACGGAATCCGTCAGCGTGTCCGTGAACGTGGTCAGCCAGCCGATGACGGTGGTCAGGACGGGCACCATGTCGCTGACCGCGCGGGCGAACACACTGGTCATCAGCTGCGCCAGCCTGACGATCAGGGGCATGAGCGGGGTGAGCACCTGTACGCCAAGGTTGATCAGCGACAGGGCAAGCTGGGTGAGCGGCGGCAGCAGCGGAAGAATCGCCTGGTACATCTGCGAGAACAGCGGCGCGATCTGCGCGAACAGCCGCCCGAACATCTGCACCGCCGGCACCAGGGCGGCAACGATCGGGGCGAGCGCGCTACCGAGGGCGCCGACCATGAGCGTCAGGTTGTCCGCGGCCACCTTGAAGATCGGGCCGAGCGCCTTGAGGATCGCTCCGATCAGGTCGCCGAGCGGCTTCAGCAGCGGCGTGATCCCCTTGACGACACCGACCAGGGCATCCGCGATATCGACGACGATCGGCATGAGGCCCTGCACGACAGGCATCAACGCCTTGCCCAGGGTCTGCAGCAGATCGGCCGCGACGGGCCCGAACCTTTCGGCGATCTGCTGCACGAACGGGGCCAGCGTCTCCAGCAGCGGTAGCGCCGCCTGAATGGCTGCACCGAGCGTTCCGGCGACGAGCTTGGCGATGGCGTTGACGGCCTTGAAGATGCTCGTCAAAGCCTGCTGTACCTCGGGCATGGCGGTGATTCGCCGCAGCTCCTTGAAGACGGCGCCGAGCCCGCCGAGGGCGTCCCCGCCAGCCGCACCGGCGGCCTTCATGATGTTGCCGAGGGTGCCGAAGATGTCGCCGACCAGCCGCCCGAACTGCTTGGCGATGTCGAGGGCCTGGTCGATGACCTTCTCTAGGTGGCCGCTCTTGAACGCCTGGTCGAGTTGCTTACTGATCCGGTCGGCGAACCCGCCGGCCGCGGTGTTGATCCGCTTGAACGCCGGGCTTGCGGCGACCGACACCTGCGTGAGGCCCTTGATGAACTGGCCCGGAATCTTCGCGAGAGGCTTGAGCCCCTCGTTGAGCCCGTCGAACATCTGCTTGAGCATGCCGGTCTTGCCCAGCTCGGTGACCGTGCCCGCAGCGTTCTTGGCCATCAGGTTGAGCACGCTCGCCGTACCGGTGAGGCCCGCGCGCAGGGACGGCAGGATGGCCGAGGACATCGTCGTGAACGTCTGCCCGAGCCCCTTGAACAGGGTGTTCTGCACATCGAGCTTCAGGGCACGCCAGGCGCCCGCCTGGGCGAGTACGGCGCCCACGAACTCGCGAGCGTTCGGGGCGAGACGGGCCATCGCGTCGGCGAGCTTGTTCGTCGCCGCAGCGCCCGACGTTTGGGCGTCCGTCAGACTGCGGGCCGCATCCGCCACCGCGTCCTGAGCATCCCGGATCCGCTGCAACCCCTGCTCGGCTGTGCGGGCCTGCTCGATCTGCGCATCCTTCAACGCGCGCGTCTTGTCCGTCACCGCCTGGTTGGCGTCGGCGATCTTCTGCTTGGCGTCCGTGACCGTCTTCGACCCTTCGACGCCGGCCTTGTTCGCGTCGGCGGCCTGCTGCTGAAGTCGGGCGGTCTCGGTCTGCTGCTCCTCCAGCGCCTGCACCGCACGGTCGTACTGCAGCTGCGCCTTGTCGAACGCCTCCTGCCCGGCCTTGCCGCCCCTCACCTTCACGGCGGCGAGCTCCTGCTCGGCGTCCTGCAGGTCCAAGACTTTCTGCCGCTGGTCCAACTGGGCGTCGGCGAGCCGGGCGTTGAGGTCCTCGAGTTCCTCCTTGGCCTCCTTTCGGGCCGCCGTCAGATCCCGCTGCGCCTGCCGTGCGGCGCGCTGCGCGTCGGCCAGGTCGCGCTCCGCCTGCGCGGTCTGCTGCGCCGCCCTACGGTTGGCGTCGGCGACATCCAGGGTCGTGGACTTCAGCGAGCGCTGGGCGCGCTCCAGAGACCTTTGCGCATTCTCGACACGCCGCGTCGCCGACTCCGCCGCCGCCCCCGACGTGACCGCCGGCGCGAATGCCGCCTTGAACGCGTCCCCGATCCCGCTCGTGCCGACCTTGACCGCGGCAAACGCGGTCGCCAGCGAAAGCACCGCGGGAGCCGCGACCGCAGCAGCGGGGCCCATGGCGGCGATCGACTGCGCGAGGGACGCCACGGTCGGGAGCGCGCCAACGGCGAGCGCCACCAGGCGGGCCACGGACGCCGACAGGATGCCGACCCCGCCCGCACCTCCCCCGCCGATGCTGGACAGCCGCGACAGGGCCGACTGGTCGAGGTCGACGCGAACGTTCAGGCGGCGGTCACGGGTGAGCGCGTCGATCCGCGTGGCGGCGGTACGGGTGTCCGCATCCGCGGTGATCCGCGCGGTGCGAGCCCGCGTCAACAGGGCCAGGTCATCCGCAGCAGCGCGGGTGTCAGCGTCCGCGGTGATCCGCACTGTGCGGTCCCGGGCGAATCGCGTCAGCTGCGCGAGGGCCGCCCGGTCGTCGAGCTGCAGGTCAACCTTGACCGCGAAGCGCCGCGACTGCAGGCGGGCCATGCTGCGGTTGAACGAGGTCTCATCCGCAGTGACCTCAACGAAACCCTCGGCGATGCGGAAGGCGCCGGCCATCAGGCGGCCACCCGGTTCGGCTCGTCGACGTCGACGAGCAGCAGGTCGAGGTGGACGCTGAGCGCGTCAGCAAGCCCTGCGGCGACAGTGAGGGGCGGCTGTACCGCGCCGACCTCGTAGGCGAGGACGCTCGAGGTGGAACGGCCGACCCGGGCCGCGAGCTGGGCGGCCGTGATGCCGGCGAGACGGCGCTGATCGCGCAAGCGCGGGCCGCAGAAGGCGAGTGCCACAGGAGATCCCAGGAGAGCAGCAACAGATGGCGTGCCCTACCTGGGCGGACTGTGAGCGTCCCGCTCGAGCGTTGCGGACTGCCCTGCCCGCCGATCCTGTGGGCGTCCCGCCCCGTACCTGCCGCTATCCGTGCCCGGCTGATCTCAGTCTAGCTGCGGCCAACCCTCTGAAGCCATGGATCCGAAGGTGACAATGAGGTGAGACCTTCGATTCGTTTCCTGTGGGAGTGGTGATGACACTGATCCGGGAGAGGCGTACACCACCCGAGGCGCTAGGGCCCATGCTGCGCGCCGCACGCGAGCGGGCAGGCCTCGGGGTGCGGGAGACGGCGCGCGGGGCGGGGCTGTCCAGCAGCTACGTGACGTACCTCGAGGCCGGGGCACGCTGCCCTTCCCGCACCGTGGCGCAGCGCCTGGCGGACGTCCTCAGCCTCAACGAGCAGGAGCGGTCGCAGCTGTACGCCGCAGCCGTCACCGACGCGGGGCGGGATCATCCATGGCGCGCTGCGCGACGGCCCGAACCGACATAGCCGACCACCGCTCAGCCCGGCGCGGCTTGAGACCCTCGGCGTCGAGTGCGGCGGCGATGGCCCGGTAGGACTCGCCAGCGGTGCGCAACTCCGCGATACGGGCAACGGCTACTTGCTCGTCGGGGCGGGGTGCCTCGTCGCGTTCACGTCCCTTGCCCTGCCCCTGGTAGCCGTAGGCGTAGGAGCCGACGCTCTTGCGGCCGGTCTTCGCTTTCGCGGTGCGGCCGTCCTTCAGTCGCTTGACGACGATCCGGCGGTCGAGTTCGGCGAAGACGCCGACAACTTGGCGTAGCGCGGTGCGCATCGGGTCGTCGGGGTCGTCCTGCAGGATCTCCCCGGAGTCCGCGGCGAACACCCGGCCGCCGGCCCGCCAGACAACGGCGAGCGTCGCCTCCTGGACGGTGAGGGCGCGGGCGAGGCGATCGAGCTTCGGCACGAGTAGCCCCTCGGCTTCGCCCTCCTGTACGGCGAGTAGCGCGGCAGACAGGCCGGGGCGGTCGACGGCATCCTTCGCCCCGGACACACCCTCGTCTTCCTCGATGCGGATCAGCTTGTGCCCGTTGCTCTTGGCCCAGTTGCGGAGCGATGCGTCTTGGATCGTCAGGCCGAATCCGTCGGTCACTTGCCCGACTCCGGAGACCCGTTTGTAGCCGATGAGTCGCACGACCCCGCCCCCTTGCGTAAGAGATTCCCCGGAATAGTTTACATCGCAGGTGACAGCGTTTCAGGGTGTACGCCTAGGTGGACATAGTCTCGAGCCATGGAACCCATGGAATTCGGCGACGTGATGAAGCGCGTTGTGGGCGTGCTGACCCGAGCGCAAGAGGATCTGCGCGGCATGGAAGCAACGGAAGTTGATGAATCCGACATAATCGGCCAACTGCTGACGGAGTGCCTGCCGCCGATCCAGATCGACCAGACGTGGACCGATGAGCAGTTCTCCGTCGAGTTGAACCGGCAGCTCAACGTGCCCCTTCAGCGCCTTGCCGCGGCCTTCGCCTCAGCGTTTCTCCAACTCGCCGAGTATCACGACTCAGGTCAGACCGACGTGTCGTCGGCTGATGTACTCCGGGAACTTGCCCTCAGATCGGAGGAACAGACAGACGGCGATGGGGGCGAGCAGCCGTAGTCGTATGACCACGGTTGAGCCTTGTCTCCGTCAGGCTGACGGAGGCAACCGTGACCGTGTCAGTCACACCTGCATTGCCCTCTGCACAACGCAGGGGCCGAGACTGTCAGGCCGACAGTCTGTTGAGGGGGACACCGTGTCCTTCACAGACCGACAGGCTGTCCGTCTGTCGTCTGCGACTCCGGCCGCCGGAGCCGCAACCGTGGGCCTGTCCCCACAGTTGTTGCCGTCTGAGCAACGGCTGCCCAGACACGACTGCGCCCGACCCGTCATCAGTAGTGACAGGCCGGGCACAGGCGCCGGTCGATCAGGCAGCAGGCGGGGTCTCATCGTCGCCGTGGCCGAGCCGCTCGAGGAGACGCTGCTCCCATTCGGACCGCGGGCGCTGCGCGGCCCTGCGCACCTCCGCCACCGTCTCCGGGTCGGCCTCCTTACCGCCCGCCCGGTCGGCCGCCAGCCGCGCCCACGCCGGCGCCGAACGGCCAGCCCGAGGCTCACCCTTGGCTGCCCTGGTGTCTCCGGCCACACGGGCGGCCAGCCGCTCCGCCCACGATCCGTCAGTCATCCTCGTCCTCCTCATCATTGAGCCGCTCCACCGCAGCGGCAATCACAGCGTTCCTGCGTTCCTCCGGGCTCGCACCGGCCGGAACCTGCACCCGCACCACGCGCGGCCGTCCCCTGCGCTCCCAGCGGGCGCGAGTCGCCCGCAGGCGGGACACCAGAGCAGTCACGTCCCGGCCCGCCACCTTCCCGGCTTCGAGCGCGATCTCCTCAAGCTCGGAGAGCCGGGCAATTGCCGCCTCCCGCTCCGCCTCCAAATCGAAGGTCACTTGTCCTCCCATGGGGACGGCCCGCGCTCGGTGAGCAAGGCCGCCTCGACGGCCGCGTTCTTTGCCTTCGCCTCGCTGATGAGCTGCTGCAGTTCGATGTCCTGCTGGGTCAGCTCGTGAGTCTCTACGGTGGCCTCGATGCGCTGCGGCATGTCGAGGCCGAGCAGCTTTGAGCGGCGCTCACTGATCCGGATTGCTACGCCGATGGCCTTGTCGTCACCCTTGTCGATCCGCGGCTTCAACTTCTCGAGGTAGGTGTCGAGTCGCTGGCATTCGATCGCGCGCAGCTGCTCGGCCTTCGGGTTGACCTCAAGCGCGATGGCGTCCTCGACACGGGCGTACACGGTCGACAGGGCGATCCCCGTGATGTCCGCGATGGCGCGGAAGGATTTGCCCTCGAGGCGGAGCTGCAGGCACTGCGCCTGCTCGGCGGCGATCTTGGCGTTGTTGGGGTGGGTCTGGGGGACGTTGCCCACGTTCGACCTCCATGTGTTCAGGGCCGGGCCCACGACAGACCCGGCCGGTTGGGTCAGTCGACGGCGTCGGGCAGCTGGCCGAGGACTTCACGGATCTCGCTGACGCAGAGCATTGCGCGCTGCTTGCCCTTCGAGCGGCCCGCGGCGTCGCCCTCGATGTTCAGCACGCGCCGACCCGGGCGAGCCGTGGCCGTGGCGTACAGGCCCGCCGCCGCGGCGGCTGAGCGCATCTCCTGCTCGGCCGTGGCCAGGGCGGTGCGGGCGGCCTCGACGTGGGAGAAGTAGGCGCCGCTGGCGGAGTCCCGCAGCTGCTGGTTGCTGCGGGCGGTGGCGGCCTCGAGGGCGCCCAGGGCTTCGACGGCCGCGGTGTGTGCCTTCTCGGCGGGCTCGGTGAGTTCGTGGCGCTCCTGGATGGGTGCGGTGTCGAGGGCGCGGCGGGCCTCAACGGCGGCCTGGCTGGCTTGGGTGTAGGCGTCGAGGAGGTTGGCAAGGCTGGGGGGGAGGTGGTCGGCGCGCAGGGTGATGGCGGGCATGAGGTTCTCCGTTCAGTGGGCGCCGGATGCGGCGAGGGTGGTGTTGTCGGGGTCGTAGGTGGGGGCGAGTTGCTGGCCGAGGCGGGCGAGCTTGGCGCGGTGCCGGGCGATGAGGCCGGCGGCGCGGCGGGCGGCGAACTCTTCCCGTTCCTTGCGCTTGCGTTCCGCCTCCGCCCGGGCACGGGCGATGCGCTCGGCTATCGCCCGCTCGACGTGGGAGGTCACTGCGCCTCCCGCGTCGTCGACTGCGAGTCAGGGTCGCTGTAGGCCGCGTAGATAACGGCCGTCTGGTCCGCGAGCTCGGCGAGGAGGCGGTACACGGGGCCCAGGCGGTAGTCCGGTACACGCACGCGGGGCGCGTTGTTGTTCACGAAGAGCCAGTCGGTGACGAGGCTGAGCAGTCTCTCGGGACCCCACGGCAAAGCGTCTGGCATTTCGCCAGCGTCGATCAGGTCAAGCCACTGGCGCAGGTCGCTCGCCATGACGAGCAGGCCGGTGTTCTCGCAGCCCCAGCAGGGGCAGGTGTCGTCTCCGTCGCGGTGCCGCACGTCGTGCGTCTGGCATTCGGCGCTGTCGCATTCGAGGGCCTGGCGGATGCCGTCCTCAATGTCGTCGAACTGATGGTCGAGCATGTGGCGGACGAGCGGAAAGGCGTCATTCCAGAGTGCGGCGATGCCGAGCGCGGTCGGCTCGTCGACGTTGGCGATCTCCTTCGGGGCGAGCATGAGGAGCCTCCTTGAGTGATGGCATTTGCTGAACGTCCAGGCAAGTGGCGCGAAAGTGTCCAAAGGTGGACGCGTGACGCTGTCGACGCTGTCGACAGGGCCCAGCGCGTTTACGGATCGGCGAACCACTAGCTGGCCCCACCTGCATGTTTGGCCCGCAGGGAGGGAGGGAGGCCTTCCGAACCATGTCTATGGGGCGCCGTGACAGCGTCGTCGCGCACGCAGGGGCGTTGACAACGTCGACAGCGTGGGTCCCAGGCGCCCCAGTGGCTGCGCTTTCGGGGGCGAACGCCGGGGCGAATTCGGACATAGGTACCCAGCCGTGCGGGCTGACGCTGTCAGCGTTCGCTGTCGACAGCGCGGTGACAACGTCGACAGCACCGCTGTCCGCGTATGGGGACTTTTGCCCGACTTTCGTCGTCTGAAAGGTGTTCAAACGTGGACACCTGGCGCTGTCGACGTTGTCACGCGCTGTCGACGTTGGTGGGGTGACAGCGTCGCCGTCCACCTTTGTCTGGCTTTGTACGGTGATCGCCGTCATCAGGCAGCCATCCCGCCGAGCGTCGACGTGTACCGGTCGATAGTGCGTGACGCGAAGTAGATGGCCATCGCGTCCGAGGCCAGCCCTTGGGTGGCGTCAGGGCGGAGGGGAATGTTGTTGCGGCGGCAGGCCGCGATCTGCTTCACCGTTGCGGGCCGTGCGCGCCACGAGGCGTCTCGGCGAGCGATGCTGCCGCCGTGCCTAGCGGCGTACATCTCGGCCCACCGCATCGCGTACTCGAGGGGGTAGTCCGTGTCGAGGTCGGGGGTCTGGACGCCGGCCCCGCGCATCCATCGGCGGATGCGGTACGCCTCGGGGCTGCTACCAGCCACAAGGAAGTAGTGGGCGTCAGGCACAGAGATGAACCAG includes these proteins:
- a CDS encoding helix-turn-helix domain-containing protein, encoding MTHDATPDPFAEPMAFGQRMQILRQRRGMSRTVLAGFLGKSPSWVKQVEGGQIQVPKLPMILRIAETLRVRDLADLTGDQSMHVDLFIGPRHPCLPAVRAAVDAFPLTTADREAPSTEHLRHRLAGAWAARHSAPNHREVVGGLLPDLIRDAQLAVRQADTGAERRAAQAVLSEVYSLSQFFVAYQPDSALLWRVAERGMVAAQESEDPHAIGVAAWLTTQAHRDGGPAHFDAADTVTAQALRFLEPHLPDGEERVRAIAGALQFEAGYTAARRGDNGTAWGWWDKAERTARQLPADYFHPVTSFSRAIMGAHAVTVAVELRAGGESVRQAARADAVTIPSRPRRARHRIEEARGYQLDNQPDVALATLAKAHEAAPETIRYNGYARRIVLEETEAKQPERRRRASELAVQLGLLAA
- a CDS encoding DUF5753 domain-containing protein gives rise to the protein MKSAWLDPAESLGEHIARLQAVEADTDTVQTWEPMLIPGLLQGYGYAAAAIHACSPALPLEVVDERAHARRQRIDRLGRPGARSITAVVDESALYRPVGGYAALVEQLEHLLALAALQPCLELRVLPQGLEAHPGLAGPFTMYRAGRQRAVLTEALTGSTISTRPEDVAAYSAAWDRLQGLALPARESVELIDGIRETLCRRLQKSR
- a CDS encoding helix-turn-helix domain-containing protein, which translates into the protein MLRAARERAGLGVRETARGAGLSSSYVTYLEAGARCPSRTVAQRLADVLSLNEQERSQLYAAAVTDAGRDHPWRAARRPEPT
- a CDS encoding helix-turn-helix domain-containing protein, with protein sequence MALAFCGPRLRDQRRLAGITAAQLAARVGRSTSSVLAYEVGAVQPPLTVAAGLADALSVHLDLLLVDVDEPNRVAA
- a CDS encoding DUF6415 family natural product biosynthesis protein, encoding MARQQITQDPQASAALPPDLATMRATVLRLLDPDGVPEALPPAGDELDTLTAALRGHVELLAPEVEQAARRLKPGSVHRYTVLECVWEARSRLEAEPCRRYGGAVGYARRLARVLNALIDHYEQLACGQR
- a CDS encoding recombinase family protein → MRLIGYKRVSGVGQVTDGFGLTIQDASLRNWAKSNGHKLIRIEEDEGVSGAKDAVDRPGLSAALLAVQEGEAEGLLVPKLDRLARALTVQEATLAVVWRAGGRVFAADSGEILQDDPDDPMRTALRQVVGVFAELDRRIVVKRLKDGRTAKAKTGRKSVGSYAYGYQGQGKGRERDEAPRPDEQVAVARIAELRTAGESYRAIAAALDAEGLKPRRAERWSAMSVRAVAQRAMDDPAPRR
- a CDS encoding DUF397 domain-containing protein — encoded protein: MPKAAEEPLIWKTSTYTNSGSCVEWARPATGVLVRDTKARECGTVPVSAPAWQGFVDWAKQQAT